The following proteins are co-located in the Candidatus Nanosynbacter sp. HMT-352 genome:
- a CDS encoding NUDIX domain-containing protein: MVKTVSKALIKNKNGKYLLLYRGDTHPNFPGHLDLPGGEVESEETSKTATAREVQEETGICIYPNDLKKLFVKQYKNTRHVLFEIVIDKTEAGISVKLSWEHKKYRWMTLSELLDTNIPEGADPYYIDVIDYLKHLSEI; the protein is encoded by the coding sequence ATGGTTAAAACAGTGTCAAAAGCGCTTATTAAGAATAAAAATGGTAAATATCTACTGCTTTATAGGGGAGATACACACCCTAATTTCCCTGGGCATCTTGATCTTCCTGGAGGAGAAGTAGAATCTGAAGAAACCTCTAAGACGGCGACCGCGCGAGAAGTACAGGAAGAAACTGGCATATGTATATATCCAAATGACTTAAAAAAGCTATTTGTTAAGCAGTACAAAAACACAAGACATGTACTTTTTGAGATAGTCATAGATAAGACTGAGGCTGGCATTTCTGTTAAATTGAGCTGGGAACATAAAAAATACCGTTGGATGACGTTATCGGAATTGTTAGATACTAATATTCCAGAGGGCGCAGATCCTTATTATATAGATGTTATTGATTATTTAAAGCATTTATCCGAGATTTGA
- a CDS encoding GNAT family N-acetyltransferase gives MTEALVNDIIVRPARADDFDFVADLMIRALTPFYDGDHYAHARRIFDAHMAGGVDHVGQFSVGQHMFIAESDGQPVGVIHVVNKKQGTVKISPLIVDTAYRGKMGVGSVLLKHAEDFARSLDARQLYCTVASSNQKALQFFLRKGFLVTGTARNHYKMGVDEHMLYKQLVDEAGFDSPNISVVPFNESQHADSARALILSQVSDDFEGVDDSWVDALFAGYRRMESGDVNNKFKIIFVAECNGQVVGVAGATPKKGQPIKLMPLVAKSEAAFEALIIDLQGLLEDYGRKLYIHLVPEPWQVVCLQRHGWSLEGVFPGGYAPASVVQQWGISLNKEGVPMRKMRIKRPYYDAIMSGKKTLEVRVGYNSIKRLKAGELLQLETGHTSGVVRIKSIRIYRSFADMLAAEPWQQIVPQAESEREALRLLRKIYPGHKENLGVHVIEVQK, from the coding sequence ATGACTGAAGCGCTAGTCAATGATATCATTGTACGTCCGGCAAGGGCGGACGATTTCGATTTCGTCGCGGATCTTATGATCCGGGCGCTCACACCGTTTTATGACGGTGACCACTATGCACACGCACGGCGCATCTTTGATGCGCACATGGCAGGCGGTGTTGACCACGTCGGCCAGTTCTCGGTCGGACAGCACATGTTCATCGCCGAGAGTGATGGACAACCCGTGGGTGTCATTCATGTTGTCAACAAGAAACAGGGGACTGTCAAGATCAGCCCTCTCATTGTTGATACGGCGTACCGAGGAAAGATGGGCGTCGGAAGTGTGCTGCTCAAGCACGCTGAAGATTTCGCCCGCAGCCTCGATGCTCGACAACTGTACTGCACTGTCGCGTCGTCGAACCAGAAGGCGCTTCAGTTCTTCCTCCGGAAGGGTTTCCTCGTCACTGGCACGGCTCGCAACCACTACAAGATGGGGGTCGATGAGCACATGCTGTACAAGCAGCTCGTTGACGAGGCGGGGTTCGACTCGCCGAATATCTCTGTGGTTCCGTTTAACGAGAGTCAGCACGCCGACAGCGCGCGAGCTCTCATCCTGTCGCAGGTGAGTGACGACTTTGAAGGAGTGGACGACAGTTGGGTTGACGCCCTCTTCGCTGGCTATCGTCGTATGGAATCTGGTGACGTCAACAACAAGTTCAAGATCATCTTTGTCGCTGAGTGCAACGGTCAGGTTGTTGGTGTCGCTGGTGCGACCCCGAAGAAGGGTCAGCCTATCAAGCTGATGCCTCTCGTGGCGAAGTCGGAAGCAGCTTTTGAGGCGCTCATTATCGACCTTCAAGGTTTGTTGGAGGATTACGGTCGCAAGCTGTACATCCATCTCGTCCCTGAGCCATGGCAGGTCGTCTGTCTCCAGCGTCACGGCTGGAGCCTGGAGGGCGTGTTCCCGGGAGGGTATGCGCCTGCCAGCGTCGTTCAGCAGTGGGGAATCAGTCTCAACAAGGAAGGAGTGCCTATGCGTAAGATGCGCATCAAGCGTCCATACTACGACGCAATCATGTCCGGCAAGAAGACTCTCGAGGTGAGAGTCGGCTATAACAGCATCAAGCGACTGAAGGCTGGTGAGCTGCTACAGCTCGAGACCGGTCACACATCGGGCGTGGTACGGATCAAGTCGATACGTATTTACCGTAGCTTCGCCGACATGCTGGCGGCTGAGCCGTGGCAGCAAATCGTGCCGCAGGCAGAGAGCGAGAGGGAGGCTCTCCGTCTCCTTCGTAAGATCTACCCTGGCCACAAGGAGAATCTTGGTGTTCACGTCATCGAGGTTCAAAAGTAG
- a CDS encoding ASCH domain-containing protein, with amino-acid sequence MTTHQLKLATEPFNAIISGNKTIESRLYDAKRQKIQIGDRIIFTNRDNSEQTVTAEVVGLLRCATFRDLFSHNNPRKFGGDNVEWLENQISEFYSLSDQLENGVIGIEFEIF; translated from the coding sequence ATGACCACACACCAATTAAAATTGGCGACTGAGCCGTTTAATGCTATTATTTCTGGCAATAAGACTATCGAGTCGCGACTATATGACGCCAAACGACAGAAAATCCAGATCGGGGATCGGATTATTTTTACAAATAGAGATAATTCCGAGCAAACTGTTACCGCTGAGGTTGTTGGTTTGCTTAGATGCGCGACATTTCGTGACTTATTTTCTCACAATAATCCGCGAAAGTTCGGCGGTGATAATGTCGAATGGTTAGAAAATCAAATTTCTGAATTTTATTCTCTCAGCGACCAGCTGGAAAATGGCGTGATAGGTATCGAATTTGAAATATTTTAA
- a CDS encoding AAA family ATPase: MKVNYLQLSNILSFKYEEDINNAFKIEFDPYLSIIIGGNGSGKSTALEAMNFVFTRVLFKYCEVRDYNSLLPGEARRSSLVIDDRSSHISGLRLQPNWNSESKPQRIRISFTLDDIDNANMSHIANNYTHIKNIFEEYSYIKFPIDFRPINGDIKIVIDIIFNYEKSTYNVEYTDSTPDSVQFYLEYYQAINEAIAIHNNKHADRVKPLGSTFSMLSAFRNYNTFSLQTSLQSNPVSQLREIRRDSSYRSNHDQSGSEPAIFNIVKLKLGEEYLNFLKGKKDIDEAGRVVNSSKMVNRINNALKLFNLELHIELTELRTWSYEFRFYDTKNERDLGDINSLSAGQKSIMHLIFEAYGRDDVNGGLIIIDEPEIHLHYQFQFEYLKILEKLAEEQRIQYVIVTHSEGFISNKTIEHVKRFSLDEGRNSVVCAPDIREDQKKLIEILNNTWAARVLFLDRVLLVEGQDDEYFFRAAIKKLQPDLSRNITVYGVRGKDSISSFKSFFESFGLKVYVIKDLDATGRDFYNSTVSFKYDKRTKQAGLDKRKIDKYRNEHPDLDQQIESKYSSDEFYLKKGAIEQYTGKEKGIDHVIDFCENEMDNFLNSDDEKAKEICKIIEIISK, translated from the coding sequence ATGAAAGTCAATTATTTACAATTATCAAACATTCTTAGTTTTAAATATGAGGAGGATATAAACAACGCTTTTAAGATTGAATTTGACCCGTACCTTAGCATTATTATTGGAGGGAACGGATCCGGCAAGTCAACAGCCTTAGAGGCTATGAATTTTGTATTCACAAGAGTTCTATTTAAATATTGTGAGGTTAGAGATTATAATTCTTTGTTGCCAGGTGAAGCTCGAAGAAGTTCCCTCGTAATAGATGATCGATCTAGTCATATTTCAGGTCTTCGGCTCCAGCCTAATTGGAATTCGGAATCGAAACCACAGAGAATAAGAATATCATTTACACTTGATGATATTGATAACGCTAACATGAGCCATATAGCAAATAATTACACTCATATAAAAAATATATTTGAGGAGTATTCTTATATAAAATTTCCCATAGATTTTAGGCCTATAAATGGCGATATAAAAATTGTTATAGATATTATCTTTAATTATGAAAAAAGCACATATAATGTAGAATATACTGATTCCACGCCGGATTCCGTACAATTTTATCTAGAATACTACCAGGCTATCAACGAAGCTATAGCGATACATAATAATAAACACGCCGACCGCGTAAAGCCTCTTGGAAGTACATTTTCTATGTTGTCTGCTTTTCGTAATTATAATACCTTCTCTCTACAAACCTCTTTGCAGTCCAATCCAGTAAGTCAATTGCGAGAAATTAGGCGCGATTCTTCTTATCGTAGTAATCATGATCAATCTGGTAGTGAGCCAGCTATATTCAATATTGTAAAGCTCAAGCTTGGTGAGGAATATCTTAATTTTTTAAAAGGCAAAAAGGATATTGATGAAGCTGGGAGAGTTGTAAATAGTTCGAAGATGGTTAATCGTATAAATAATGCGCTTAAATTATTCAATTTAGAATTGCATATAGAGCTCACAGAGTTAAGAACTTGGTCATACGAATTTAGATTTTACGATACAAAAAATGAGCGGGATCTAGGAGACATTAACAGTCTTAGTGCTGGACAAAAATCGATTATGCACTTAATATTTGAGGCGTACGGTCGGGACGATGTAAATGGTGGTCTTATTATTATCGATGAGCCGGAGATTCATTTACATTACCAATTTCAATTTGAATATCTTAAGATACTCGAGAAACTAGCGGAAGAGCAGCGCATACAGTACGTTATCGTAACTCATTCGGAAGGATTTATAAGCAACAAGACAATAGAGCATGTTAAGCGATTTTCACTGGACGAAGGGCGTAATTCTGTGGTGTGCGCTCCTGATATTAGGGAAGATCAAAAAAAGCTGATAGAAATCCTAAACAATACTTGGGCAGCTCGAGTACTATTTCTAGATAGAGTATTGCTGGTTGAAGGTCAGGATGATGAATATTTCTTCAGAGCTGCCATAAAGAAACTACAACCAGATCTCAGTCGGAATATTACTGTATATGGGGTACGTGGAAAAGACAGTATATCCTCATTTAAGTCCTTCTTTGAATCTTTCGGGCTAAAGGTGTATGTCATTAAAGACTTAGATGCTACAGGGAGAGATTTTTATAATTCTACCGTGTCATTCAAATATGATAAACGGACAAAACAGGCGGGGCTTGATAAACGTAAAATCGACAAATATAGAAACGAGCATCCTGATCTAGACCAGCAAATAGAGTCAAAATATTCATCCGACGAGTTTTATCTAAAGAAAGGAGCCATCGAACAGTATACTGGAAAGGAAAAAGGAATTGATCATGTAATTGATTTTTGCGAAAATGAGATGGATAATTTTCTAAACAGCGATGACGAGAAAGCAAAAGAAATTTGTAAAATTATAGAGATTATTTCAAAATAG
- a CDS encoding serine aminopeptidase domain-containing protein yields the protein MNTSRKNRIIKITIWVVCSIVIITALLVAAAFFWPATSKQLQSASSEKLSYNDAIAAANRTVSEDTSNTDVRSECRSIIKTHGKKTAKAVMMIHGVSACPQQFADLGDTFFNAGYNVYIPRVPSHGLTDNKRHGEITIPAMAQFMKSSTSIISGLGDEAGVVGLSGGANMATWITQYNSQTISRALLLSPFYQPSSSETPSWKIPLLRNLYGRNILPDSFTGSNLSYRALGKYIIIAKNYKSDLKAPGLKYVGVVTSENDTAIDKNLAVNIPKQMAAASGAKFQYYSIPTSFGIGHDIVALNQDEVKKHAAKLYPFYLDMYEGKNVKLEVN from the coding sequence ATGAATACTTCACGAAAAAATCGCATCATAAAAATTACTATTTGGGTAGTCTGCTCAATTGTCATTATAACCGCCTTACTAGTCGCCGCAGCTTTCTTTTGGCCAGCAACATCCAAGCAATTGCAATCTGCAAGCTCTGAAAAATTGAGCTACAACGACGCCATCGCCGCCGCAAATCGCACTGTTAGCGAAGACACTTCAAATACCGACGTTAGATCAGAATGCCGATCGATTATTAAAACCCACGGCAAAAAAACCGCCAAAGCCGTCATGATGATTCATGGCGTAAGCGCATGCCCACAGCAATTCGCAGACTTGGGCGACACCTTTTTCAATGCCGGCTATAACGTCTATATTCCCCGCGTCCCCAGCCACGGTCTGACGGACAATAAACGACACGGAGAAATCACCATTCCAGCAATGGCGCAATTTATGAAATCCAGCACCAGCATAATTAGCGGTTTAGGCGATGAAGCGGGAGTTGTCGGACTTTCTGGCGGCGCAAATATGGCGACTTGGATTACTCAGTACAACAGCCAAACCATATCACGAGCGCTACTTCTATCACCTTTTTATCAGCCTTCATCGTCGGAAACTCCTTCCTGGAAAATTCCGCTTTTACGAAATCTTTACGGACGTAATATTCTTCCAGATTCGTTTACGGGTAGCAATTTGTCATATCGCGCTCTTGGAAAATATATAATAATCGCCAAGAACTATAAATCCGACCTAAAAGCTCCAGGGCTAAAATATGTCGGGGTTGTAACGAGCGAAAACGACACCGCAATTGATAAAAATCTCGCGGTCAACATACCCAAGCAAATGGCTGCAGCTTCTGGCGCCAAATTCCAATATTATTCAATTCCGACCTCATTTGGTATCGGTCACGACATTGTAGCCTTAAACCAAGACGAGGTTAAAAAGCACGCCGCCAAATTATATCCGTTTTATTTGGATATGTACGAAGGAAAAAACGTAAAATTAGAGGTGAACTAG
- a CDS encoding HIT family protein, which yields MNHTIFDDIVSGKMKSWKIWEDEKFLAFLTPFPNTPGFTVVIPKQNPGDYVFSLDDNLYSEMMLAVKKVAGILEKAFDTPRVALIFEGTGVAHVHAKLMPLHGDLAKGIGSPVSHEQAFYEEYPGWLTTTDGPKMDDAQLDEIQVRILAVQGK from the coding sequence ATGAATCACACAATTTTTGACGACATCGTATCTGGAAAAATGAAATCTTGGAAGATTTGGGAAGATGAGAAATTCCTAGCATTTTTAACACCGTTTCCGAACACACCAGGTTTTACTGTGGTGATTCCGAAGCAGAATCCGGGCGATTACGTATTTTCTTTGGATGACAATTTATATTCTGAAATGATGCTGGCGGTGAAAAAGGTTGCTGGTATTTTGGAAAAAGCATTTGACACTCCACGGGTAGCGCTGATTTTTGAAGGTACGGGCGTGGCACATGTGCATGCCAAATTGATGCCGCTTCATGGCGATTTGGCAAAGGGAATTGGTTCGCCAGTGTCGCACGAGCAAGCGTTTTATGAGGAATATCCTGGCTGGCTAACTACGACTGACGGTCCGAAAATGGACGACGCTCAATTGGATGAAATTCAGGTGCGAATTTTAGCTGTGCAAGGTAAATAG
- a CDS encoding FAD-dependent oxidoreductase: MDTQQFDALIIGFGKAGKTLAVALANAEKKVALVERSPKMYGGTCINIACIPTKVLVNAAEHHQSFDEAMAHKTTVVARLNEKNYHMLADRETVSVIEGEASFVDDRTVKVVAGSDELVVSAPQIFINTGAESIIPDIPGVDKPFVYTSTELLDRMTQPKQLAIIGGGYIGLEFASTYAKLGTKVTVFERGDALLAREDPAIARAATEALQAQGIEIVFSVDVTAIEGESTATIRTVNHDDYAGYDAVLMATGRRPATMSLNLPAAGVATDERGAIVVDETLRTSRSHIWAMGDVTGGPQFTYASLDDFRIVRSQLLGDGLYTRAKQKTLPYTVFMQTPLGRVGMTEAEARATGCEIIVKELPAMAIPRLHVDNATTGLLRAVIDANTEQILGASLLCRNSPEVINIIKTVMDNGLPYTVLRDQIFTHPTVSEALNDLFA; the protein is encoded by the coding sequence ATGGATACACAACAATTTGACGCACTCATCATTGGTTTTGGCAAAGCTGGCAAAACATTGGCGGTAGCGCTGGCAAATGCGGAAAAAAAGGTAGCGCTAGTGGAGCGGTCGCCAAAGATGTATGGCGGCACCTGTATTAATATTGCTTGTATTCCTACTAAGGTGCTAGTCAATGCAGCCGAACATCATCAAAGTTTTGATGAGGCGATGGCACATAAGACAACAGTGGTAGCGCGGTTGAATGAGAAGAACTATCACATGCTTGCGGATCGTGAGACAGTGAGCGTCATTGAGGGTGAGGCATCGTTCGTAGATGATCGTACTGTGAAGGTTGTGGCGGGTAGCGACGAGCTAGTAGTTAGTGCACCGCAGATTTTTATTAACACCGGTGCGGAATCAATCATCCCAGATATTCCAGGTGTTGATAAGCCGTTTGTGTATACCAGTACTGAATTGCTGGATAGAATGACGCAGCCAAAACAGCTAGCTATCATTGGTGGCGGTTATATTGGGTTAGAATTTGCCTCAACTTATGCCAAACTTGGTACAAAAGTAACAGTATTTGAGAGGGGCGATGCTCTGCTTGCACGTGAAGATCCAGCAATTGCTCGGGCTGCTACTGAAGCATTGCAGGCACAGGGTATTGAGATTGTGTTTAGTGTGGATGTGACGGCTATTGAGGGTGAGTCTACTGCGACGATTCGCACAGTAAATCATGATGATTACGCTGGTTATGATGCGGTTTTGATGGCTACGGGCCGTCGCCCGGCAACGATGAGCTTGAATTTACCAGCTGCTGGTGTAGCGACGGATGAGCGCGGGGCAATTGTGGTTGATGAAACACTTCGCACTAGTCGGTCGCATATTTGGGCAATGGGCGATGTAACGGGCGGGCCACAATTTACCTATGCGTCGCTGGACGATTTTCGGATTGTGAGAAGCCAGTTGCTGGGTGACGGTCTGTACACTCGCGCCAAACAAAAAACCTTGCCGTACACGGTCTTTATGCAAACGCCGCTAGGTCGGGTGGGTATGACAGAGGCTGAGGCGCGTGCGACGGGGTGCGAAATTATCGTAAAAGAGCTGCCTGCTATGGCTATTCCACGCCTGCATGTTGATAATGCTACAACAGGATTGCTGCGTGCGGTGATTGATGCAAACACTGAACAAATTTTGGGTGCTAGTTTATTGTGTCGTAATTCACCAGAAGTCATTAATATTATCAAAACTGTAATGGATAATGGTCTGCCATATACTGTGCTGCGTGACCAAATATTCACTCATCCAACGGTGAGTGAGGCATTAAACGATTTATTTGCATAA